In the Gloeocapsa sp. DLM2.Bin57 genome, one interval contains:
- a CDS encoding SGNH/GDSL hydrolase family protein, with translation MKLIWLVLLLILGLELGLRLFVGLGNPLLYIADQEIGYLLAPNQRVRRRGNLIVINNSSQRNENISQQLPELRILLLGDSIANGGWWTSQDRTISALLTAKLEQELGVTVEVLNASANSWGPRNQLAYLQKYGTFDSQIVILLLNTDDFFAIAPNSFLVGNSKHYPSKKPLLGMGELLNNFIREATLPEMVTANQEKGDRVGFNLTAIAQIHQLSQQNQAQLIIGLTPLQRESLSQSKEHEIKARQRLDSLVSSLEIPYLDFLPLFQQVNSPDSLYWDHIHLNSRGNQLVVDNLTIKVVGRIKN, from the coding sequence ATGAAGTTAATCTGGCTGGTTTTGCTGCTAATCTTGGGGTTAGAGTTGGGATTACGTCTATTTGTCGGTTTGGGAAACCCTTTACTATATATAGCTGATCAGGAGATAGGTTATTTACTCGCTCCTAATCAACGTGTGCGTCGTCGTGGTAACCTTATCGTTATCAATAATTCTTCCCAACGTAATGAAAATATTTCTCAACAGTTACCTGAATTAAGGATTTTACTTTTAGGGGATTCCATCGCTAATGGTGGTTGGTGGACTAGTCAAGATCGTACTATTTCGGCTTTATTAACCGCTAAACTTGAACAAGAATTAGGAGTGACGGTTGAGGTGCTTAATGCTTCTGCTAATTCCTGGGGACCTCGTAATCAGTTGGCTTATCTACAAAAATATGGTACTTTTGACTCACAGATAGTTATTCTGTTACTTAATACTGATGATTTTTTCGCGATCGCTCCTAATTCTTTTTTGGTTGGTAACAGTAAACATTACCCCAGTAAAAAACCTCTCTTAGGGATGGGGGAGTTATTAAATAACTTTATCCGCGAAGCTACTCTACCAGAAATGGTCACAGCTAACCAAGAAAAGGGCGATCGCGTTGGTTTTAATTTAACAGCAATTGCACAAATACACCAACTTAGTCAACAAAATCAGGCTCAACTCATTATAGGCTTGACTCCTCTACAAAGAGAATCCCTGTCTCAGAGTAAAGAACATGAAATTAAAGCGCGTCAAAGGTTAGACTCTCTAGTATCATCTTTAGAGATACCCTATCTTGATTTTCTTCCTCTTTTTCAACAGGTTAATTCTCCTGACTCCCTCTATTGGGATCATATTCATCTTAATAGTCGTGGTAATCAATTAGTTGTGGATAATTTAACTATTAAAGTGGTGGGAAGAATCAAGAATTAA
- a CDS encoding sensor histidine kinase: MPHLTRNESNNLSEHHNQEHSKHKNPRMNKEYEKIVTHLVTGMIDDVNLNSLLHSLTIAIKEQLNLDDCLIFLSESAANQVKTAFRSSLESRESETIITQIRDLIKHYQELLASQQIVFLSTRQEIISLAKDFDNQTWQSVIIIPIVNYQCYWGEIVLAYPYPQNQWCKTELNSLRNLANHCLLAIQQHLLQVEKTKAETINQKIVGGLDYTFHECRQPLSAILGLARMLNEQIYGSLNPKQLEYIQAIISSGEHLLSLTNDFLDLSKIEAEKEELFPERILIEEICQASLAIIQPAATNKQLELVLDIAPEIGFCVADPMRLKQILVNLLSNGVKYTETGSITLSVTQDNQGFFFAVIDTGIGISQENQAKLFQPFVQIPNQHNRKQKGTGLGLVLSLKLARMHGGDLTLESVENQGSCFTLYLPKVRS; this comes from the coding sequence AGTCACAGGGATGATAGATGATGTTAACTTGAATAGCTTATTACATTCTTTAACTATAGCAATCAAAGAACAACTTAACCTAGATGATTGTCTGATTTTTTTATCTGAATCAGCAGCTAATCAGGTCAAAACAGCTTTTCGGTCAAGTCTAGAATCAAGAGAAAGCGAGACAATAATTACTCAAATTCGTGATTTAATTAAACATTATCAAGAATTATTAGCATCTCAACAAATCGTCTTTTTATCTACTCGTCAAGAAATTATCTCTCTAGCTAAAGATTTTGACAATCAGACTTGGCAATCAGTAATTATTATACCTATAGTAAATTATCAGTGTTATTGGGGGGAGATAGTGTTAGCTTATCCTTATCCCCAAAATCAATGGTGTAAAACCGAGTTAAACTCCTTACGTAATCTAGCTAATCACTGTTTACTAGCGATTCAACAACACTTACTCCAGGTAGAAAAAACCAAAGCAGAAACGATTAATCAAAAAATAGTAGGAGGTCTTGATTATACTTTTCATGAGTGTCGTCAGCCCTTGAGTGCTATTCTAGGATTAGCGAGAATGTTAAACGAACAAATCTATGGTTCTCTCAACCCTAAACAATTAGAATATATTCAAGCAATTATTTCATCTGGAGAACATTTACTCTCCCTAACTAATGACTTTTTGGATTTATCTAAAATTGAAGCAGAAAAAGAAGAATTATTCCCAGAAAGAATCTTAATAGAAGAAATTTGTCAAGCTTCACTAGCGATTATTCAACCAGCAGCTACTAATAAACAATTAGAGTTAGTATTAGATATTGCTCCAGAAATAGGGTTTTGCGTCGCTGATCCTATGCGTTTAAAACAAATCTTGGTTAATTTACTCTCCAATGGGGTTAAATATACAGAAACAGGGTCAATAACTCTCAGTGTCACTCAAGATAATCAGGGTTTCTTCTTCGCGGTAATCGATACGGGAATTGGTATAAGTCAAGAAAATCAAGCTAAACTCTTTCAACCTTTTGTCCAAATACCTAATCAACATAATCGTAAACAAAAAGGTACGGGATTAGGTTTAGTATTATCTTTAAAGTTAGCAAGAATGCACGGAGGAGATTTAACCCTAGAATCGGTAGAAAATCAAGGAAGTTGTTTTACCCTCTATCTACCTAAAGTGAGGAGTTAG